The segment GGCCCAGAACAGGTTGCCCTTGATGGTGGCGAGGGTGCGGCGGGCGAGGCGGATGGCGTCGGCGGCGGAGCGCAGGTCGCCGCGGACGAGGGTGAGGTCGGCGGCTTCGATGGCGGCGTCGGTGCCGGTGCCGAGGGCGAGGCCGAGGTCGGCCTGGGCGAGGGCGGCGGCGTCGTTGACGCCGTCGCCGACCATGGCGACGGTGCGGCCCTCGGCCTGGAGGCGCTGGACGGTGGTGACCTTGTCCTCGGGGAGGACTTCGGCGATCACGTCCCGGGCGGGGATGCCCACCTCGGCGGCCACCGCTTCCGCCACCAGGCGGTTGTCGCCGGTGAGCAGGATCGGGCGCAGGCCCAGGGCGCGCAGTTCGGCGACGGCCTCGGCACTGCTCGGCTTGACGGCGTCGGCGACTTCCAGGACGGCCCGGGCCGCGCCGTCCCAGCCGACCGCGATGGCGGTGCGTCCGGCCCGCTCGGCGGTGGTCTTGGCGGCGGCGAGGGCGGCGGGCAGGTGCTGGGCCCGGTCGGCGAGCAGTGCTTCGCGTCCGGCGACGACGGTGTGGCCGTCGACGGTGCCCTGCACGCCCAGGCCGGGGATGTTGGTGAAGTCCTCGACGGCGGGCAGGTCGCCGAACCGTTCCCGCGCGGCGGTGGCGACGGCCTGCGCGATGGGGTGTTCGGAGGCGTGTTCGAGGGCGCCGGCCAGCCGCAGTGCCTCGTCCTCGGTGGTGCCGTCGGCGGTGTGGAGGGCGAGCAGGGTCATCCGGCCGGTGGTGACGGTGCCGGTCTTGTCGAGGACGACGGTGTCGGCCTTGCGGGTGTTCTCCAGGACTTCGGGGCCCTTGATCAGGATGCCGAGCTGGGCGCCGCGTCCGGTGCCGACCAGCAGGGCGGTGGGGGTGGCCAGGCCGAGGGCGCACGGGCAGGCGATGATCAGCACCGCGACGGCTGCCGTGAACGCCTCGGCGGGGTTGTCGGTGGCGAGCAGCCAGCCGACCAGGGTGCCGAGGGCGATCAGCAGCACGGCGGGCACGAAGACGGCGGAGATCCGGTCGGCGAGGCGTTGGGCGGCGGCCTTGCCGTTCTGGGCGTCCTCGACGAGTCGGCCCATTCGGGCGAGTTGGGTGTCGGCGCCGATCCGGGTGGCCTCGACGACCAGCCGGCCGCCGGCGTTGACGGTGGCGCCGGTGACGGTGTCGCCGGGTCCGACCTCGACGGGGACGGACTCGCCGGTGAGCATCGAGGCGTCCACGGCGGAGCTGCCCTCGACCACGGTGCCGTCGGTGGCGATCTTCTCGCCGGGGCGCACTACGAACCGGTCCCCGACCGCCAGCTGCCCGACCGGCAGGCGGGTCTCCCGGCCGCCGCGCAGCACGGTGACGTCCTTGGCGCCGAGTGCCAGCAGGGCCTTCAGCGCGGCGCCGGCCCGGCGCTTGGAGCGGGCCTCCAGCCAGCGGCCGAGCAGGATCAGGGTGGTGACGGCGGCGGCGGTCTCCAGGTAGAGCGCGGAGGAGGCGTCGGCGCCGCCGACCGTGAGGCTGAAGGAGTGCCGCATGCCGGTCATGCCCGCGTGGCCGAAGAACAGCGCCCAGACGGACCAGCCGAAGGCGGCCAGGGTGCCGAGCGAGACCAGGGTGTCCATGGTGGCGGCGCCGTGCCGGGCGTTGGTCCAGGCGGCCTGGTGGAACGGCCAGGCGGCGTAGGTGACCACCGGGGCGGCCAGGGTCAGCGACAGCCACTGCCAGTTGTCGAACTGGAGGGCCGGGACCATCGAGAGCAGCACGACCGGGACGCTGAGCACCGCGCTGACCAGCAGCCGCTCGCGCAGCGGGTCGGGCTCGGCGGCGGGCGCGGCCGCGGGTTCGGCGGCGGTTTCGGGGGCGGCGGGCGGCGGCGGGAGCTCGGCGGTGTAGCCGGTGGCCTCCACGGTGGCGATCAGGTCGGCGACGCTGGTGCCGGGGCCGAAATCCACCCGGGCCCGCTCGGTCGCGAAGTTGACGCTGGCCTCGACGCCGTCGATCCGGTTGAGCTTCTTCTCGATCCGGGCGGCGCAGGACGCGCAGGTCATGCCGCCGATGGAGAGCTCGACGCGGTCGCGCGGGGCGGCCGCGGGGTCGGTGGTGGTGGTGCTCATCGGCTCGTCCGCTTCGCTCGGTGCCAGGGGGTGGGCGGGGGCGGCGCGGGCCGCCCCCGCGGGCGGGTCAGGAGGCCCGGCCGACCAGTTCGTAGCCGGCCTCGTCCACGGCGGCGGCGATCCGCTCGTCGCTGGGGGCGGGTTCGGCGGTGACGGTGACGGTGCCGGCCCCGGCGTCGGAGACGACCGCGGTGACGCCGGGCAGCGCGGAGACCTCGCCGTTGATCGCCTTCTCGCAGTGGCCGCAGCTCATCCCGCTGACGGTGTAGGTGACGGTGCTGGACATGGGGACCTCCGGGGGACGCGCGCTCGCTGGACCGCGTGCGGTGCTGACAACAACCACCATACCCCCGAGGGGTATTCCGTCCAGAGGGGGGCGGGTGGCGCCGGGCGAGGCCCGCGGCCCGGTCCCGAGGGTAGTCCGGGCCGGGCCTGGAACGGCAACGGCGGGCGGCACCGCGCCGGGCCGCCCGCCGTCCGCCACCCGAACGGTCAGGCCGGCGCGGGCGCCCGCTCCTCGCGGCGCACCAGGGCCCGCAGCCAGAGCAGGCCGAGCAGCGAGACCAGCAGCAGGCCGAGCAGGTCGTACAGGGTGTACAGGTGCACCTGCCGCTGGGTGGGCTGCGGCAGGTAGCCGTTGGCGAACAGCTGCTTCTGCAGGTCGCTGGTGGTGGTGCGGACGACCAGCCAGACCGCGATGCCGTTCATGCTGTCCCACAGCGCGTGCAGCAGCGAGACGCCCAGGTAGGTGAGCAGCACCGGGGCGGTGAACCGGAAGTGCGGGCCGCGGCGCTCGCGGAACAGCACGCCGCCGAGGATGGCGGTCCACAGGATGTGGCCGACCGGGGCGAGCAGGCCGCGCAGGATCTCGGTCTCCACCAGGTTCCGCAGCGACAGGCCGTGGATGGTCAGCACCGCGTTGAACGCGTACCCGGCGCTCTCGAACGCGGCGAAGCCCGCGCCGACGGTGGCGCCCAGCGCCAGGCCGTACCTGAGGCCGCGGACCGGGAGGCTCCGGGCCACCAGGACCAGCGCGAAGAGCTTCACCGCCTCCTCGATCAGGCCGACCCCGAGGTACATCCAGACCGACGGCGAGAGCAGGTAGGTCTCCAGCACCGAGGCGCCCAGCACGCCGATGATCCCGCCGACGCCGAAGCAGGCGAGGATCCTGCCCGGGCCGACGTCCGAGGCGAACCGCTCGTACGCCCAGACGGTGAAGACGGCCGGGACGAGGAAGCTGCCCAGCAGCACCACGGTCGGCACCAGGTTGCTGTTGCCGGTGGCGAAGGTGACCAGCACGGTGGCCGCCCACAGGGCCAGGCCGAGCAGCAGGAGCTTGAGCCAGTACCGGGTCGGGGCGGGGGTGCCCCGGCGGGGCGGGGGTACGTTCGGGCGGCCGCTCGGGTTGCCGTAACTCGGGGGTGTCGTGCCGTAATCGGACATCCGGGAGCCCTTCCGCGCCGCGTACGTGTGGTGAACGTACGGTATGACAATTTGAGGTCTTTGGCCCGTGTTGTCCGCATTTCGCCCGGACGGAGCAGGGCGGCCGGAGGTCCGATATGTTCGGAAGGTGCACCTTCGACGCGGTGGCGGCGGCCGGATCGGCCCGGCCGGCGGCGTACCGCCCAGCCGGCAGCGCCGGGCCCTGCTGGCCACCGACCTGCAAGACCTCTCGCTGCTGCGCCGGGCCGCCCCCGCGCTGACCGCCATCGCCGTCGTCTCGCTCGCCGACTACCTCTCCGGGCCCGACCGCTACCTCGCCCCGCTGATGGTCGTCGTCCCCTCCGTCGCCGCGCTCACCCTGCGGCCGCGCGAACTCCTCGCGGTCTGCTTCCTCGGCCTGATCGCGCTGCTCGGACTCAGCCGCTACGACCAGGTCGCCGACTTCGGCGACCACCGGTTCCTGTACGGCGCGATGGTCAGCTACGTCGCCGTCGCCGCGCTGAGCGCCGGCATCGCCGAACTGCGGATGCGACGAGCCGCGGCCTTCGCGGCCGTCAGCTCGGTCGCGGAGGCCGCCCAGCGCGCGCTGCTGCGCCAGCCCGAACCGGTCGTCGGACCGCTGCGGCTGGCCGTGCGGTACGTCTCCGCCGCGGACGCCGCCCGGATCGGCGGCGACCTGTACTCCGTCCTGGACACCCCGTACGGCACCCGGGTGCTGGTCGGCGACGTCCGCGGCAAGGGGCTCGGCGCGGTGCAGACCGCCGCGGTGGTGCTCGGCGCGTTCCGGGAGGCCGCCTACGACGAGGAGGCGCTGTCCGACGTCGCCGGGCGGATCGAGGCCAGCATGCACCGGCACGTCCCCGACGGGGAGTTCACCACCGCGGTGTTCGCCGGCTTCCGCGAACCCGGCAGCGTCGACCTGCTGCACCTCGGCCACGTCCCGCCGGTGCGGGTGCACCCCGACGGGACCAGCGAGACCGTCGACTTCGCCGACCCCTGGGTGCCGCTCGGCCTCGGCCACCTGGTCGCCGGCCGCCCCCGCCCCACCGCCGTGCCGTTCGGCCCGCGCGACGTCCTGGTGCTCTGCACCGACGGCGTGGTCGAGGCCAAGGGCGCCCGCGACGGCGCCTTCTACCCGCTCGCCGAACGGGCCGGCCCGCTCGTCCGCGACGGCTGGCGCTCCCTCGCCGACCTCGACGCCGCCGTCGCCCGCCTCTACGCCGACCTGCTCGTGCACGCCGGCGGCGAACTCGGCGACGACGCCCTGCTGCTGCTGGTCACCCGGCCGGCACCGGACGGGCCCGGGTAGCGGCGCGCGCCGCGCGACTACTTCGCGTCGCCGTAGCAGTCGACCACCGCGGTGGTCAGCGGGAAGCGGACCGGGGTGTCGCCGAAGACCAGCGCGGTGGCCTCCTCGGCGGCCTCGGCGACGGCGGCGGCCACGGCGTCGGCGAGGTCGGCCGGGGTGTGCACGACGACCTCGTCGTGCTGGAAGAAGACCAGGTGCGGCCGGTCGCCGCCGGAGTGCAGGACGGCCAGCCGGCGGCGCAGCGCGGCCAGCAGGGCCAGCGCCCAGTCGGCGCCGCTGCCCTGGATGACGAAGTTGCGGGTGAAGCGGCCCCGGGCGCGGGCCGAGCGGCCGCCCGCCTCGCCGGACTCCGGGGCCTCGGTCAGGTCGAGCCAGTCGGCCGAGGGGGGCGGGCAGACCCGGCCCAGCCGGGAGGCGACCACGCCGCCGTCCTCCCCGGTGCGGGCCGCCGCCTCCACGTACCCCATGGCGTCCGGGTAGCGGCGGCGCAGCGTGTTCAGCAGCGGGCCGATGCCGCCGCCGGTCTGGCCGTACATCGCGCCGAGCAGGCCGAGCTTGGCCTGCTCGCGGTCGCCGTGGAACGCGGACGCGGCCAGCGCCGCGTACAGGTCGCCGCCGGCCGCCGTCCGGGCCAGGCCGGCGTCCCCGGAGAGGGCGGCCAGCACCCGGGGCTCCAGCTGGGCCGCGTCCGCGACGACCAGCAGCCAGCCGGGATCGGCGACCACCGCGCGGCGCAGGGTGCGCGGGATCTGCAGCGCGCCGCCGCCCCGGGAGGCCCAGCGGCCGGTCACCACGCCGCCCACCACGTACTCCGGGCGGAACCGGCCGCCGCGCGCCCAGGCCGCCTGCCAGGCCCAGCCGTGCGCCGCGTGCAGCCGGGACAGCTCCTTGTAGCGCACCAGCAGGGCCGCCGCCGGGTGGTCGACCGCCTTCAGCTCCCAGGAGCGGGTCGAGGAGAGCTGGACGCCCCGGTCGGCGAACGCCTTGATCACCTGGGTGTGCGAGTCGAGGTTGAACGGGCGGGCGCCGAGCGCCCGCTGCACCTCCAGGGCCAGCTCGGCGAGCTTCGCCGGCTGGGTGCCCGGGATCGCCGGGCGCGGGCCCAGCAGCTCGGTCAGCAGCGCGTCGTGCACGTCCGCCCGCCAGGGCAGGCCGTCGTGCGCCATCTCGCAGGCCAGCAGCGCGCCCGCCGACTCCGCCGCCACCAGCAGCCGGAACCGGGACCTGGCCGCCGGGTCGGCGATCGCCGCCAGCCGCCGCACCTGCTCGGCGTGGACCGCCACGGTGGCCTCCAACGGGTCCGCGCCCGGCGGGAGCTGGAGCCGGTCCGGGGCGAACAGGCCGTCCTCGTCGGGCAGCGCGCCCTCCGGCAGGTCGGCCGGCACCGGCAGGCCGCGCAGCCGCGACCAGGCCGCGCCCAGCGAGCGCGGCGCCCCGAACCGGCCCTCCCGGCCGAGCAGCAGGGCCTCGGTCAGCCGCAGGTCGTGGCAGCGCGCCAGTCGGACCGGCAGGGCGGCGACCAGCGGCCCGTACGCGGTGTCCGCCGTCGGCCACACCCAGCGCGGGGCGTGCGCGGCCTCCACCGCCGCCACCGCCTCGGCCAGCCGCGGCGCGGGCTCCGGCGGGCCCAGCGGCGCGCCCTCCTCGTCGAGCGGCTGCAGCCGGCCGCCGGGGCCGTGCGGGTCGGGCACCAGGGCGTACCGCACCGGCGGCGGCTCCTCTCGGACACGGGGACGGACTGGTGCGTTTCGATCCACCAGGCAGGACCTGTCGACGGTAGCCGGTGGCACCGACAACCGGCGCCAGGCGCCGCCGGACGGTGGACGAACGGACCGGCGCCGGACGGCCGGAGGGGGCGCGGGGCCGGAACCGGCCGTCCGGACGGCGGCTTGCCGTGACGGTGTTCCGCCACGATCCCGGGGGCCGTAGGGTCGCGTCCATGAGCGACAACCCCTTCTTCTCGCCCAGCACCCTGGTGTACGAGCTCCCGCCCTTCGCCGAGATCCGGGAAGAGCACTACCGCCCCGCCTTCGACCGGGGCATGGCCGACCAGCTCGCCGAGACCGCCGCGATCGCCGCGAACCCCGAGCCGCCGACCTTCGACAACACCGTGGTGGCACTGGAGCGTTCGGGAGCGGTACTGCGCCGGGTCTCGGCGGTCTTCTTCAACCAGGACGCCTCCGACACCACCCCCGGCATCCAGGAGATCGACGCCGCGATCAGCCCCCTGCTGGCCGCGCACGCCGACGCGATCCACCTCGACGCGGCCCTGTTCGCCCGCCTCGACGCCCTGCACGCGGACCGCCACCGGCTCGGCCTGGACGCCGAGTCGCTGCGCCTGCTGGAACGCCGGCACACCGCCTTCGTCCGGGCCGGCGCCCGGCTCGACGCCGACGGCCAGCGCCGGCTGCGCGAGATCAACGCCGAACTCGCCTCCGACGCCGCCGCGTTCCGCAAGAACACGCACGAGGCCTCGCTGGCCGGCGCGGTCGCCGTGGACAGCGCCGACGCCCTCGACGGCCTGTCCGCCACCGCGATCGCCGCCGCCGCCGAGAACGCCCGCGCCCTCGGCCAGGACGGCCGCTGGGTGCTCAGCCTGAAGAACTTCTCCAACCAGACCGAACTCGCCGCCCTCACCGACCGGGCCCTGCGCGAGCGCCTGCTCACCGCCTCGCTGCGCCGCGGCCTCGACACCAACGGCCCGCTCGCCGCGAAGATGGCCGCGCTGCGCGCCGAACGCGCCGCCCTGCTCGGCCACCCCAGCCACGCCTCGTACGTGGTCGCCGACGAGACCGCCGGCACCACCGACGCGGTCGCCGCGATGCTCGGCCGGCTGGTCGCCCCCGCCGTCGCCAACGCCGAGCGCGAGGCCGCCGACCTGGCCGCCGCCGCGGCCGCCGACGGGATCGGCGAACTCGCCGCCCACGACTGGGCGTTCTACGCGGAGAAGGTCCGGGCCGAGCGCTACGACGTGGACACCGCCGCGCTGCGCCCGTACTTCGAACTGGAGCGGGTGCTGCGGGACGGCGTCTTCTTCGCCGCGAACCTCGCCTACGGGCTGTCCTTCACCGAGCGGCCCGACCTGACGGCGTACCACCCCGACGCCCGGGTCTTCGAGGTGCACGACGCGGACGGCGGCGCGCTCGGCCTGTTCATCGGCGACTTCCACGCCCGCGAGTCCAAGCGCGGCGGCGCCTGGATGAACGAACTCGTCGCCCAGTCCCGGCTGCTGGGCACCCGCCCGGTGGTCGTCAACAACCTGAACATCGCCCGCCCGGCCCCCGGCGAGCCCGCGCTGCTCAGCTGGGACGAGGTGCGCACGCTGTTCCACGAGTTCGGGCACGCGCTGCACGGCCTGTTCTCGGACGTCGAGTACCCCTCGTTCGCCGGGACCGAGGTGCCGCGCGACTTCGTCGAGTTCCCGTCCCAGGTCAACGAGATGTGGATGACCCGGCCCGAGGTGCTCGCGCACTACGCCCGCCACCACGAGAGCGGCGAGCCGCTGGACGCCGCCGCGGTCGGGCGGATGCTCGCCGCCGAGAACTACGGGCAGGGCTTCCGGACGGTCGAGTACCTGTCGGCCGCGCTGCTCGACTGGGCCTGGCACACCCGCGCCGCCACCGACCCGGTCGTCGCGGACGCCGCGGAGTTCGAGGCCCGGGCGCTCGCCGAGGCGGGCGTCGCGGTCGCGGCGGTGCCGCCGCGCTACCGCACCGGGTACTTCAACCACGTGTTCTCGAACGGGTACAGCGCCGGGTACTACGCCTACATCTGGTCCGAGGTGCTGGACGCCGACACCGTCGAGTGGTTCGGCGCGAACGGGCGCGGCGTGCGGGAGAGCGGGCAGCTGTTCCGCGAGCGGCTGCTGGCCCGCGGCGGCAGCCGGGACGCGCTGGAGAGCGTCCGGGACGTGCTCGGGCGGGAGCCGGAGATCGGGCCGCTGCTCGCCCGGCGCGGACTGCGGTAGGACGGCGCACCCCCGCCCCCCGCGCCCCCGCCGTGCGTGCGTGCGCGGGGGCGCGGGGGCGCGCTCGTGCTTCCGCGGGGTCCGGCGGGCTCAGCCCTCCGGGGCGGCCAGCATCGGCGGCAGGTCGGCGGCCGCCGAGAGCCGGCCCCAGAGCAGGTCGGCGAGGGCCTGCACCATCCGGGCGCGCGGGCAGGGGCGGGTCTCCAGCCACCAGTCGCCGGCCGCCAGCACCATGCCGGTGATCGAGCGGCCCCAGGTCTCGGAGAGCAGTGGGCCGTCCCGGCCGAGGTCGATCTGCTGCTGGATGGCGCGGGTGATCTCCTCGGCGATCCGCCGCAGCGCGGGCGCCAGCGCGTTGCCCGCGCCGGTCGGGTCGCCGGGCTCGGGGTGGGTGAGCAGCCGGTACACCTGCGGGCGGGACTCGATCGCGGCCAGGTAGACGTCCAGCACGTGCTCGACCCGGTCGCGGCGCTCCAGCGGCTCGTTCAGCGCGGAGCGGACGGCGGCCAGCAGGCCGGCGGTGTGGCGCTCGGTCAGCGCGCCGATCAGGCCGTTCCGGTCGCCGAAGTGCCGGTACAGGATCGGCTTGGTGATGCCGGCCTCGGCGGCGATCGCGTTCATGCTGGCGCTCGGGCCCTCGCGCTGGACGACCCGGTCGGCGGCGTTGAGCAGTTGTTCGCGGCGGGGTTCGGCGGTCATGCGCTGCTCCTGGGACGGGAGGGTGGGCGGCGGGTCCGGGGCGGTGGCCCGGCGGGCGTTGACACCGGTTACCTATCGGTAGCAGACTCGCCGCCATGTTACCGGAGGTAACAGCGCAGTGGCGCGGACCCTCCGGCCCGCACCGCCGTCCCCTGGAGGCCGACATGACCACCTTCTCGCTCGACCCCGGGCCGGACCAGATCGCCGTCCGCGACTGGCTGCACGGCTTCGCCGCCGACGTCGTCCGCCCCGCCGCCGCGGAGTGGGACGAACGCGAGGAGACCCCCTGGCCGATCATCCAGGAGGCCGCCAAGCTGGGCATCTACTCGCTCGACTTCTACGCCCAGCAGTTCTTCGACCCGTCCGGCGTCGGCATCCCGATCGCCATGGAGGAACTGTTCTGGGGCGACGCCGGCATCGGCCTCGCCATCACCGGCACCACGCTGGCCGCCGTCGCCGTGCTCGCCAACGGCACCGACGAGCAGATCGGCACCTGGGCCCCGCAGATGTTCGGCACCCCCGAGGAGGTCAGGCTCGCCGCGTTCTGCTCCTCCGAGCCCGACGCCGGCTCCGACGTCTCCGCGCTGCGCACCCGCGCCGTCTACGACCAGGCCAAGGACGAGTGGGTGCTGAACGGCACCAAGACCTGGGCCACCAACGGCGGCATCGCGCACGTCCACGTCGTCGTCGCCACCGTCGACCCCGAGCTCGGCGCCCGCGGCCAGGCCTCGTTCATCGTCCCGCCCGGCACCCCGGGCCTCAGCCAGGGCCAGAAGTTCAAGAAGCACGGCATCCGCGCCTCGCACACCGCCGAGGTCGTCCTCGACGGCGTCCGCGTCCCCGGGCACTGCCTGCTCGGCGGCAAGGAGAAGCTCGACGCCCGCCTCGCCCGGGCCCGCGAAG is part of the Kitasatospora setae KM-6054 genome and harbors:
- a CDS encoding heavy metal translocating P-type ATPase: MSTTTTDPAAAPRDRVELSIGGMTCASCAARIEKKLNRIDGVEASVNFATERARVDFGPGTSVADLIATVEATGYTAELPPPPAAPETAAEPAAAPAAEPDPLRERLLVSAVLSVPVVLLSMVPALQFDNWQWLSLTLAAPVVTYAAWPFHQAAWTNARHGAATMDTLVSLGTLAAFGWSVWALFFGHAGMTGMRHSFSLTVGGADASSALYLETAAAVTTLILLGRWLEARSKRRAGAALKALLALGAKDVTVLRGGRETRLPVGQLAVGDRFVVRPGEKIATDGTVVEGSSAVDASMLTGESVPVEVGPGDTVTGATVNAGGRLVVEATRIGADTQLARMGRLVEDAQNGKAAAQRLADRISAVFVPAVLLIALGTLVGWLLATDNPAEAFTAAVAVLIIACPCALGLATPTALLVGTGRGAQLGILIKGPEVLENTRKADTVVLDKTGTVTTGRMTLLALHTADGTTEDEALRLAGALEHASEHPIAQAVATAARERFGDLPAVEDFTNIPGLGVQGTVDGHTVVAGREALLADRAQHLPAALAAAKTTAERAGRTAIAVGWDGAARAVLEVADAVKPSSAEAVAELRALGLRPILLTGDNRLVAEAVAAEVGIPARDVIAEVLPEDKVTTVQRLQAEGRTVAMVGDGVNDAAALAQADLGLALGTGTDAAIEAADLTLVRGDLRSAADAIRLARRTLATIKGNLFWAFAYNTAALPLAAAGLLNPMIAGAAMAFSSVFVVGNSLRLRGFRPAG
- a CDS encoding heavy-metal-associated domain-containing protein, translated to MSSTVTYTVSGMSCGHCEKAINGEVSALPGVTAVVSDAGAGTVTVTAEPAPSDERIAAAVDEAGYELVGRAS
- a CDS encoding PrsW family intramembrane metalloprotease — protein: MSDYGTTPPSYGNPSGRPNVPPPRRGTPAPTRYWLKLLLLGLALWAATVLVTFATGNSNLVPTVVLLGSFLVPAVFTVWAYERFASDVGPGRILACFGVGGIIGVLGASVLETYLLSPSVWMYLGVGLIEEAVKLFALVLVARSLPVRGLRYGLALGATVGAGFAAFESAGYAFNAVLTIHGLSLRNLVETEILRGLLAPVGHILWTAILGGVLFRERRGPHFRFTAPVLLTYLGVSLLHALWDSMNGIAVWLVVRTTTSDLQKQLFANGYLPQPTQRQVHLYTLYDLLGLLLVSLLGLLWLRALVRREERAPAPA
- a CDS encoding PP2C family protein-serine/threonine phosphatase — protein: MHLRRGGGGRIGPAGGVPPSRQRRALLATDLQDLSLLRRAAPALTAIAVVSLADYLSGPDRYLAPLMVVVPSVAALTLRPRELLAVCFLGLIALLGLSRYDQVADFGDHRFLYGAMVSYVAVAALSAGIAELRMRRAAAFAAVSSVAEAAQRALLRQPEPVVGPLRLAVRYVSAADAARIGGDLYSVLDTPYGTRVLVGDVRGKGLGAVQTAAVVLGAFREAAYDEEALSDVAGRIEASMHRHVPDGEFTTAVFAGFREPGSVDLLHLGHVPPVRVHPDGTSETVDFADPWVPLGLGHLVAGRPRPTAVPFGPRDVLVLCTDGVVEAKGARDGAFYPLAERAGPLVRDGWRSLADLDAAVARLYADLLVHAGGELGDDALLLLVTRPAPDGPG
- a CDS encoding bifunctional 3'-5' exonuclease/DNA polymerase, with the protein product MRYALVPDPHGPGGRLQPLDEEGAPLGPPEPAPRLAEAVAAVEAAHAPRWVWPTADTAYGPLVAALPVRLARCHDLRLTEALLLGREGRFGAPRSLGAAWSRLRGLPVPADLPEGALPDEDGLFAPDRLQLPPGADPLEATVAVHAEQVRRLAAIADPAARSRFRLLVAAESAGALLACEMAHDGLPWRADVHDALLTELLGPRPAIPGTQPAKLAELALEVQRALGARPFNLDSHTQVIKAFADRGVQLSSTRSWELKAVDHPAAALLVRYKELSRLHAAHGWAWQAAWARGGRFRPEYVVGGVVTGRWASRGGGALQIPRTLRRAVVADPGWLLVVADAAQLEPRVLAALSGDAGLARTAAGGDLYAALAASAFHGDREQAKLGLLGAMYGQTGGGIGPLLNTLRRRYPDAMGYVEAAARTGEDGGVVASRLGRVCPPPSADWLDLTEAPESGEAGGRSARARGRFTRNFVIQGSGADWALALLAALRRRLAVLHSGGDRPHLVFFQHDEVVVHTPADLADAVAAAVAEAAEEATALVFGDTPVRFPLTTAVVDCYGDAK
- a CDS encoding M3 family metallopeptidase, whose amino-acid sequence is MSDNPFFSPSTLVYELPPFAEIREEHYRPAFDRGMADQLAETAAIAANPEPPTFDNTVVALERSGAVLRRVSAVFFNQDASDTTPGIQEIDAAISPLLAAHADAIHLDAALFARLDALHADRHRLGLDAESLRLLERRHTAFVRAGARLDADGQRRLREINAELASDAAAFRKNTHEASLAGAVAVDSADALDGLSATAIAAAAENARALGQDGRWVLSLKNFSNQTELAALTDRALRERLLTASLRRGLDTNGPLAAKMAALRAERAALLGHPSHASYVVADETAGTTDAVAAMLGRLVAPAVANAEREAADLAAAAAADGIGELAAHDWAFYAEKVRAERYDVDTAALRPYFELERVLRDGVFFAANLAYGLSFTERPDLTAYHPDARVFEVHDADGGALGLFIGDFHARESKRGGAWMNELVAQSRLLGTRPVVVNNLNIARPAPGEPALLSWDEVRTLFHEFGHALHGLFSDVEYPSFAGTEVPRDFVEFPSQVNEMWMTRPEVLAHYARHHESGEPLDAAAVGRMLAAENYGQGFRTVEYLSAALLDWAWHTRAATDPVVADAAEFEARALAEAGVAVAAVPPRYRTGYFNHVFSNGYSAGYYAYIWSEVLDADTVEWFGANGRGVRESGQLFRERLLARGGSRDALESVRDVLGREPEIGPLLARRGLR
- a CDS encoding TetR family transcriptional regulator; the encoded protein is MTAEPRREQLLNAADRVVQREGPSASMNAIAAEAGITKPILYRHFGDRNGLIGALTERHTAGLLAAVRSALNEPLERRDRVEHVLDVYLAAIESRPQVYRLLTHPEPGDPTGAGNALAPALRRIAEEITRAIQQQIDLGRDGPLLSETWGRSITGMVLAAGDWWLETRPCPRARMVQALADLLWGRLSAAADLPPMLAAPEG
- a CDS encoding acyl-CoA dehydrogenase family protein yields the protein MTTFSLDPGPDQIAVRDWLHGFAADVVRPAAAEWDEREETPWPIIQEAAKLGIYSLDFYAQQFFDPSGVGIPIAMEELFWGDAGIGLAITGTTLAAVAVLANGTDEQIGTWAPQMFGTPEEVRLAAFCSSEPDAGSDVSALRTRAVYDQAKDEWVLNGTKTWATNGGIAHVHVVVATVDPELGARGQASFIVPPGTPGLSQGQKFKKHGIRASHTAEVVLDGVRVPGHCLLGGKEKLDARLARAREGTRGSGKNAAMATFEASRPAVGAQAVGIARAAYEVALDYAGTRVQFGKPIIENQGVAFQLADMKTRIDAARLLVWRASWMAATHQPFTAAEGSMSKLYAGETAKFVTERAMQILGGNGFTREYPVERMHRDSAIYTVFEGTSEIQRLVIARAVSGAPIR